Proteins found in one Oncorhynchus gorbuscha isolate QuinsamMale2020 ecotype Even-year linkage group LG15, OgorEven_v1.0, whole genome shotgun sequence genomic segment:
- the LOC123998228 gene encoding sodium- and chloride-dependent transporter XTRP3-like — protein sequence MGKDAARAEWDNPMQFVLACVSYAVGLGNVWRFPYLCQMHGGGGFLIPYMLMLVLLGVPLFYMELAIGQKMRLGSIGAWRAISPYLGGVGLASVVTSMYLCLYYNVINAWSFWYLFHSFQSILPWAECPVNSNLTGPVEECERATPTQYFFYRETLDISGSIEENGGIHMGQALCLLLAWIIVYLFIVKGVKSTGKVVYFTATFPYLVLIIYLIRGVTLHGAINGVKYMFTPKMEQLAKPTTWINAATQIFFSLGLGFGSLIAFASYNQYNNNFEKQAIVVSMVNCGTSIFASIVTFSIYGFKATFNYESCLERVRLLLLNTFDLAEDTISLENVNHWIAELNRTHPEQFGSLGGRLESCDLEAELDTAVEGTGLAFIVYSEAIKNMPVSQLWSVLYFIMLLLLGMGSMLGNVIAVITPLSDLKFISHYMSTKTLNGLVCLFCLLLGLGFTTRSGNYWFTMFNDYGATFSLLFIVLIEVITVCYIYGIKRFEKDVEDMLGHRLNWYWKIMLAGVSPILLIALFIFYIVNYIQGGTPTYQAWNKELGKSVVTEYPPYAQAFIGLLLASSVCCIPLTTLYTYCKKRNLASGKRERTVSTVSA from the exons ATGGGGAAGGACGCCGCAAGAGCAGAATGGGACAATCCCATGCAATTTGTCCTGGCGTGTGTATCATACGCGGTTGGACTGGGAAATGTGTGGCGTTTTCCATACTTGTGTCAAATGCATGGCGGGG GTGGGTTCCTGATCCCATACATGCTCATGCTGGTCCTGTTGGGGGTACCCCTGTTCTACATGGAGTTAGCCATTGGCCAGAAGATGCGTCTGGGCAGCATTGGAGCATGGAGAGCTATTAGCCCCTATCTGGGGGGAGTGG GTCTGGCCAGTGTTGTGACCTCCATGTACCTATGCCTCTATTACAATGTCATCAATGCATGGAGTTTCTGGTACCTCTTTCATTCATTCCAG TCGATCCTGCCATGGGCAGAGTGCCCGGTTAACAGCAACCTGACCGGCCCTGTAGAGGAGTGTGAGCGGGCCACGCCCACCCAGTACTTCTTCTACAGAGAGACCCTGGACATCTCCGGGTCCATCGAGGAGAACGGAGGGATTCACATGGGACAGGCGCTCTGCCTCCTGCTGGCCTGGATTATTGTCTACCTGTTCATCGTCAAGGGGGTCAAGTCCACCGGGAAG gTGGTGTACTTCACAGCCACATTCCCCTACCTGGTCCTCATCATCTACCTCATCCGTGGGGTCACCCTTCACGGAGCCATCAACGGTGTAAAGTACATGTTCACGCCCAAG ATGGAACAGCTGGCTAAACCCACCACGTGGATCAACGCGGCCACTCAGAtcttcttctctctgggcctGGGCTTTGGATCCCTCATTGCCTTTGCCAGCTACAACCAGTACAACAACAACTTTGAGAAGCAGGCCATCGTCGTGTCCATGGTCAACTGCGGCACCTCCATCTTCGCCAGTATCGTCACCTTCTCCATCTATGGCTTTAAGGCCACCTTCAACTACGAGAGCTGTCTGGAGAG GGTGCGACTGCTGCTCCTGAACACCTTTGATCTAGCAGAGGACACCATCAGTCTGGAGAATGTCAACCACTGGATCGCTGAGCTGAACAGAACACACCCAGAACAGTTTGGCAGTCTGGGAGGTAGGCTGGAGTCCTGTGACCTAGAGGCTGAACTAGACACG gCTGTTGAGGGTACAGGCCTGGCCTTCATAGTGTACAGTGAGGCCATTAAGAACATGCCCGTGTCTCAGCTGTGGTCTGTGCTCTACTTCatcatgctgctgctgctgggcatGGGCAGTATGCTGGGCAACGTCATCGCCGTCATCACCCCCCTCAGTGACTTGAAGTTCATCAGCCACTACATGAGCACCAAAACACTCaatg GTCTGGTGTGTCTATTCTGCCTGCTGCTTGGTCTGGGCTTCACCACCCGTTCTGGGAACTACTGGTTCACCATGTTCAACGACTATGGAGCCACCTTCTCTCTGCTCTTCATCGTCCTCATTGAAGTTATCACCGTCTGCTACATATATGGCatcaaaag GTTTGAGAAGGATGTAGAAGACATGTTAGGTCATCGTCTTAATTGGTACTGGAAGATCATGTTGGCAGGAGTCAGTCCCATCCTCCTCATTGCCCTATTCATCTTCTACATTGTCAACTACATCCAGGGAGGAACGCCCACATACCAGGCCTGGAACAAAGAACTG GGGAAGTCTGTGGTGACGGAGTATCCTCCCTACGCCCAAGCCTTCATCGGCCTGCTCctagcctcctctgtctgctgTATCCCTTTGACGACCCTCTACACCTACTGTAAGAAGAGGAACCTGGCCAGTGGGAAGAGAGAGCGCACTGTCAGCACTGTGTCAGCGTAA